From a single Bacillota bacterium genomic region:
- the ruvA gene encoding Holliday junction branch migration protein RuvA — protein MFAYLQGEITGMDDSSIIVDVGGVGFRCSTTANTMKQVGGTGVKAKIFTYMNVREDAIDLFGFYTENELFCFKQLISVTGVGPKVALAILSEVTPDTLASSIARGDIKALTRAPGVGPKLAQRIAMELRDKLGSGASNSDDQAAQSLNFTTNGKDDEAIDALMVLGYTQSEAKNAVKSLNTADMSVEDIVRIALKSLMR, from the coding sequence CAAGCATCATCGTAGACGTCGGCGGCGTGGGCTTTCGGTGCAGCACAACTGCAAATACCATGAAACAGGTTGGCGGAACAGGTGTGAAGGCTAAAATCTTTACATATATGAATGTCAGAGAAGATGCAATCGATTTATTCGGATTTTACACTGAAAATGAACTTTTTTGTTTTAAACAGTTGATTTCTGTCACAGGCGTCGGCCCTAAAGTTGCGCTTGCGATATTGTCTGAAGTGACTCCCGATACGCTTGCTTCAAGTATAGCGCGCGGCGATATAAAAGCGCTTACACGGGCGCCGGGAGTTGGCCCCAAGCTTGCCCAGCGCATTGCAATGGAGCTTAGGGACAAGCTCGGAAGCGGCGCTTCAAACAGCGACGATCAGGCTGCACAGTCTTTGAACTTTACAACTAATGGGAAAGACGACGAGGCTATTGATGCTCTTATGGTGCTTGGTTATACTCAAAGTGAGGCAAAAAATGCAGTTAAAAGCCTCAATACGGCGGATATGAGCGTTGAGGATATCGTACGGATAGCGCTTAAGTCTCTTATGAGGTAA